The DNA window cacacccagcacagggaccccaaacacGGCCCCATGGAATCCCTCACACCCCGCACAGGGGTCCCAAATACGgcctggcactggctgggcGTTGCCCCATGTCCTCCCATCCCAAGGGCCCCTCCACTGATGagtttcccttccccatccatgTGTCCCTTGCCCATCCGTGTGTCCCTGCCCGGTTCCCCTTGTCCCCAAtgcctgccactgcccacagagcccacctggtgctcccagcacccccaggtgtgGATATCCTGGAATAtccattccctgcccagccctgctgactgTGCCGAGATGAGAGAGCCCACCCTGAaccagccccatcctgctgccagcctggagcccccagccccagagcagagccttcccaTGGGAATCCAGCCAGGAACGCGGCTCTGGCggggttgggatgggaagagcaatggcagcagcccctgacccctctctctgggcacagggggacatcgggggaccTCTGGTCTGCAAGGACAACGCTGGTGACTACTTCTGGCTGGTAGGACCAGCCAGCTGGGGCCGAGGTTCTGCCAGAGCCAGGAGGCCCGGGGTGTTCACCTCCACCCAGCACTTCCACACCTGGATTCCTGCCCACACCGGCACGAGCCCAGCAGCACCATCAGCGGCTCCTGAGCCCACCCTGAACACACcaggacaggagccaggcacCATTTCCCTCCCAAAAATCACCCTGAAGCATGTCCTCAtgaagctgcaggagctggtggaggAGCTCAAGAAGAGGATACGGGGAGCAGGAGAGAGAGCAGATCCTGCTGTGGCTACAGAGGATCCCCCAGCTGGGGCCGTGGCTGTGGTGCCAAAGCCAGCCCcggtgcccagggctgctgtgccctgcccacACTCCTgcctctgagctgctcaggtTGATTGATTTAATCCTTGGAGTAAATGTGTTCCTCCCTGTTCTGGGGGTTTAGGGGTGGAATTCTCTGGTTCTGTGATCCTAAAAGCAAAACCATGCATCTGCTCGTTTCCACTTTGAAAGCACAAAAGGTAAAGATCAGCGGTTAAAAACGATTTACTGCAGTTAGaaaacaatttactggaaacagccaTGACATAAGGAATCCAACCATTATTTACAGAAGTActaataagaaattaattacacaTTATTAGTAAGACAAAGCAGTGATTTACATGGAAAACCTGTGACAACACCCACTTTTATCCCCACTGGAAATAATGCCCTTGTCTGTGGAAGTGAGAGTCCCTTGCCCCTGGCAATGACATTGGGGTCCTGGACATGACCCACTCCCAGGTACTGGGTAAAAATGATTCCTGTGGCCAAAATCAGGACACCCATTCTCCACATTTTCAGTCCAGTTCAGTCTCCTGGGAAAAACAAGGATTTTGGAAAATGAGTGGGGTTGGGCCTGGTTTGGGGGGAGATgagggggagctggggaggggaggggaggatgggactggcagatggagagaggaagaaacttctccagcccaggactcctccagcagagcttcAAGCGtcccaatcccaggaaaagtcattgagagggacaggaatgggggcagctggagctgcgagTCCTGGAGTCCTGTGGAACTGGTGGAAGTGCCACCCTGAGTTGATGCTGTCACCCAGGgctgtcccctgtgtcaccagctcctggctctgagctgccccatcccactgcccccagtATGCCCTCAGGATGGGGACCCCTGGATCTGGGACATGCCCTCTGGTCCAGTGGGATTGTGGCTCCCAGGAGCTGTCCTGGttctggagaaggagctggagcatgATCTCTCCTCCTGGAACAAGCCAGGATCCTGCCCAAGGCCTCACCAGGAATGTCCCACACGGAGCACAGGGCCCTGCTCTCACTTCCCAGTGCATTTGGGGTCCCCTGACACCGTTTCACCCCAGCTCCGCGTCACTCCAAGGGGTCCCCCCGAGCTGTGGGGCAGCTCTGAGGCTGAGCGAGGTGATTTGGGATGGGGGCAGGAAGGTTTGGGGGTGTCAATGCGGGGAGCAGCGGCAGCAGGAAGGTTTGGGGCTGCAGTtgggggcacagcagggctgcagcgAGGGGTCCCGGCCCTTCCTGATCTGGCTCTCCCCGAATTCCAGgcgctgctccagcagcactttCTGCAGGGTGATGtccctgagcacctgcagcacctcGGGGCTCGCCTGGCCCTGGAGCAGGTCGTAGTTCTCCGCAGGGTCCGACTCCAGGTCGAAGAGCAGTGGGGGCAAGTGCGGGGTCAGCGGCGTTAGCCCCTGGCGCGCCTGGTCCGGGGTGCTGCTGCTATGGAAGGAACCTGAGAAACTAAACCTAGCTGGGCACTGAGCCTtctcctggggctctgggcagcaACAGCTCACCTCAGAACCCCCCAAAACAGGAGGCAGCACTGACCTTGGGTGAAGAAATGAGCCTTGTACTTGCCCAGGCAGACGGCGAAGGGGCCGTGCAGGGCGTCGGGGGATGGAGGGTAGAAGAACACGGCCTGGCGAGGGCTCTGGGGGGACAGCATGGCTCAGCCCACCTGGGCAAGCCCCCGATGGCAGCAGCAGGCCAGGAGCCCCAatcctgcagctggaatttgggCACGGAGCCCATGGGGCAGCCTGGGCACAACTCCCGAACCCTGGATGTGCCCAAATCCCGGCTGCTCCGTGGCCAGCAGGACTCACCTTCCCCGAGCCAAAGAGCAGCGGGCTCAGGTCGAAGCCATCCAGGGCCACCTTGGGaagggctgctccagccagggcaCTCAGGGTGGGCAGGATGTCCAGGGTACTGGCCAGCTCATGGGTCACTCCTGGCACGGGGAACACCCAAGGGGCTGATCCCGCTGCCGTCCCTGGCCCGggtttgtcccagcttgtcacCCAGGGGGTGGCACGGCCCAGCCTGGCTCACCTGGCGTGATCCTGCCTGGCCAATAAGCCACGGCTGGCTCCCTCATGCCACCCTCGTAGGTCGTGCCCTTGCCACATTTGAGGTGGCCGGCGCTGCCACCATGTGCCATGCGCAGagtggaggggctggggacaatggggacaagGAGCAACTGCCACCCGGTGCCAGGGCCATACTGGCCAAGGGGGCAGTGACAAGGGTGGCCTGGTGCCAGCCTGACTCTGCCACCCTTAGGGGCAGGGCAGAAGTCAAGGGCTGTGACACGTACAaacagggcagggtgacactgGTGTCACTCATGCAGAGGGAACTGGGGGACATTTAGGGGGGTCACATTCCTGCCCAAACCCTGGGGGACATTTGGGGGTGTCACACTCCTGCCCAAGGCCTGGGAGGTTTGTGCAGGACTCAGCTGAGTCCCGGGAACATGGAAATCACGCCCTGTGTCCCATGCAGAGCAGGAACCCGAGGTGACACTTGTCACTGCACCATGACAGCtctgccacccccagccccctcaccCATTGTCAGAGGTGAAGAACACCAGGGTGGAGTTCTCCAGGCCGTTGTCCTGCAGGgcctgcaggagctgtcccACAGAGCCATCGAACTCAGCCAGTGCATCCCCGAAGGGTCCCCTCTGCATCCGTCCTGAAAACTCCTGGCTGGCAAACTGGGGGTAGTGGGTATGCTGGGAAAGGACACAGAGCGCTGGCATCAGCccccctggagctgcccagctctgtcagGGATAGGTAGCACCCCAGCCAGGACATGGAGAGGTGACATCAGCTGAGACAACACTTGTCCCCAAATCTCAGCAGTGGCACAACAGAGCTGAGCACTCAGGAGAGGGTGGGGAGCTCCAGAGTGGGAAGTTTCCCCTGAGGATGGCacagggaagaggggaaggcTGCAGAAAACAGTGGCCTAAAAGCACCATCCCAATGAGATCTGCTTTGGTGTGGGAATGGCAACCCCAGGTTATCCAGcagcagattttggggtggcaGGAGGGGAGAGGCTTCCCAGTTCTTCCCATGGGACTcgtcctctcctctcctctcctctcctctcctctcctctcctctcctctcctctcctctcctctcctctcctctcctctcctctcctctcctctcctctcctctcctctcctctcctctcctctcctctcctctcctctcctctcctctcctctcctctcccacccaAGGGCCCGGAAAATCCGCCCATTCCC is part of the Cinclus cinclus chromosome 4, bCinCin1.1, whole genome shotgun sequence genome and encodes:
- the LOC134043309 gene encoding arylsulfatase A-like produces the protein MGPQGRYHPWLLLLLLPPPVRAAATARPSFVLVLADDLGYGDLGSYGHPSSATPQLDRLAARGLRFTDFYSSAAVCSPSRAALLTGRLQVRSGIYPGVFDPGSRGGLPLAEVTVAEVLKAQGYATAMVGKWHLGFGVNGSFLPVHQGFDHFLGVPYSHDQLRASRCGPCQNLTCFPPDTKCFGTCDQGVVPLPLLWNQSIIQQPVSFPDLVPLYNKFSRDFIADCARRGLPFLLYYASHHTHYPQFASQEFSGRMQRGPFGDALAEFDGSVGQLLQALQDNGLENSTLVFFTSDNGPSTLRMAHGGSAGHLKCGKGTTYEGGMREPAVAYWPGRITPGVTHELASTLDILPTLSALAGAALPKVALDGFDLSPLLFGSGKSPRQAVFFYPPSPDALHGPFAVCLGKYKAHFFTQGSFHSSSTPDQARQGLTPLTPHLPPLLFDLESDPAENYDLLQGQASPEVLQVLRDITLQKVLLEQRLEFGESQIRKGRDPSLQPCCAPNCSPKPSCCRCSPH